The Geothrix sp. genome has a window encoding:
- a CDS encoding helix-hairpin-helix domain-containing protein, protein MMNRALKTTLLTLVMTAAAVAPAQDPAQDQRLTPKKSSSTAAKAKARAARIKAKEKAKAEADAKRIDLNTASKEQLKTVPGITDAYADKIIAGRPYLTKAHLVTNGALPEGVYLAIRDRVAVRNPAAKR, encoded by the coding sequence ATGATGAACCGAGCCCTCAAGACCACCCTGCTGACCCTGGTGATGACCGCTGCTGCCGTGGCCCCCGCGCAGGATCCTGCCCAGGACCAGCGCCTGACGCCGAAGAAATCCAGCAGCACCGCGGCGAAGGCCAAGGCCCGGGCCGCGCGCATCAAGGCGAAGGAGAAGGCCAAAGCCGAGGCGGATGCCAAGCGCATCGACCTCAATACGGCCTCCAAGGAGCAGCTGAAGACCGTCCCGGGGATCACAGACGCCTATGCGGACAAGATCATCGCCGGGCGCCCCTATCTGACGAAGGCGCACCTGGTGACCAACGGGGCCCTGCCTGAGGGGGTCTACCTGGCCATCCGGGACCGGGTGGCCGTACGGAACCCGGCCGCCAAGCGCTGA